A stretch of DNA from Methylobacterium sp. CB376:
GGTTGGTGATGAGGGCGGGGCCGTCCGCCCCCGGCTGCGCCGCCTCCCAGCGCCCGATCGGACGCAGGTCCGCGGCCTGGTACCAGTCGCTCGTGAAGTTCCAGCCCGCGTAGCCGCCCTGGTCGCGCGCCTGCGCGGTGGTCAGGCCGGTGCCTCCTCCGGCGCTGCTCGCCTGCAGGGTCGTGTTCGTGTCCCAATAGGAGGAGGTCACGCTGCCGGTGCCGGTCCCGACCAGGCCGCCGGCCTTGGACGGGTCCGCGAGCGCGACCACGAGCCCCGACGCGTAGGATTGGGCGATGCTGCCGCCGTTGCTGCCGACGAGCCCGCCGACATCGGCGCCGCCAGTGACCTCCCCGGTCGCGTAGGCCTGGCTGAGGGTGCCGGCGGTCACCGCGCCGACGAGCCCGCCGACCGAGGTGCCCGACCCGTAGACGCTCCCGGTCGCGGAGGCCTGGGCGATGCGGCCGGAACTGCTGCCCACCAGCCCGCCGACGCCGGTGCCGCCCGAGACGCGGCCGGTCGCGGAGGCCTGGAAGATCGTCCCGTCGCTGGACCCGGCGAGGGCGCCGACCTTGTCACGGCCGATGATGCGGCTGCCGGCGAGGCCGATCCGGGCGACGCGGCCGGCCGCGCTCACCGCGCCGAACAGGCCGACGAAGTCCGAGGTCGGCGTGTTGATGGTCAGGCCGGAGATCGCGCGCCCCCGGCCGTCGAAGCGACCGGAGAAGCCCGCGGCGCTGCCGCCGAGCGGCACGAAGCCGCCCGGGCCCCAGATGTCGGCGGCATCCGCGCCCGCCGTGGCGCCCGCGTCGAGATCGGCGGCCAGGGCGTAGGACCCGGCGAGGTTCGCGGCGACGAGCTGCAGCTGGTGCAGGGTGGTGATGAGGGCGGGGCCGTCCGCCCCCGGCTGCGCCGCCTCCCAGCGCCCGATCGGCCGCAGGTCACCGGCCTGGTACCAATCCGTCGTGAAGTTCCAGCCCGCGTAGCTCGCCGCCTGGCGCGCCGACGCGGTGGTCAGACCCGAAGCGCCGCTTCCTCCGGCGCTGGTCGCCTGACCGGTGCTCTCCGTGTCCCAGAAGGATGACGAGACGTTGCCCATGCTGAAGCCCAGCAGACCGCCCACGCCGACTCCGCCTGTCACGCGGCCGCTGGCGTAGGTCTGCTGGATGCTGCCGCCAGCGTTGCCCCCGACGAGGCCGCCGACAAAGCTGTCGCCCGTCACGCTGCCGCTGGCGTAGGCTTGGCTGATCGTCGCGGAATTGTACCCGACGAGGCCGCCAACCTTGCTCGTCCCCGACACGCTGCCCGTCGCGTAGGCTTGGCTGATCCAGCCGCGGCTGAACCCGACCAGGCCGCCGACTTGGCTGCCGGTCTGGCTGCCGGAGACGGACGCCGTGGAGTAGGCTTGGCTGATCGTCCCGGAGTTGGTGCCCACGAGGCTGCCGACTTGCGAGGAGCCCGAGACGCTGCCGCCGACCAGCCCGATCCGCGTGAGACCGCCCCCCGACGCGAGCTTGCCGATCAGGCCGACAGCATCCTGGCTCGGCCGGGCGATGGTCAGCCCGGTGACGACGTGGCCCGCGCCGTCGAGGCTGCCGCTGAACGGCGCGGTCTCATCGCCCACCGGCACGAAGCCGCCGGGGCCGAACACCTCGCTCGCGTCGGCCCCCGCCGCCGCCTTCATCGTCGCGCCGGCATCGATGTCGGCGGTGAGCCGGTAGCGGCCGGCGAGATTCGTCCCCATCAGCTGCAGCTGATGCAGGGTGGAGATCGGGATCACCCCGTCCGCGCCCGGCTGCGCCGCCTCCCAGCGCCCGATCGGCCGCAGGTCACCGGCCTGGTACCAATCCATCGTGAAGTTCCAGCCCGCGTAGCTCGCCGCCTGGCGCGCCGACGCGGGGGTCAGACCCGCCGCGCCGCTTCCTCCGGCGCTGGCCGCCTGACCGGTGGTCTCCGTGTCCCAGAACGACGCGAGGACGGTGCCATTGCTGGACCCGACGAGGCCGCCGACACCGCCCGTGCCCGTCACGCGGCCGCTCGCGTAGGTCTGCCGGATGGCGCCGGAGTTGAAGCCGACCAGGCCGCCGACATTGACGCCGCCCGTCACGCGGCCGGTCGCGGAGGCCTGGGTGATGCTGCCGCTATTGTACCCAACGAGGCCGCCGACATTGCGGGTGCCCGTCACGCTGACGGTCGCGTAGGCCTGGGTGATGCTGCCGGAATTGGTCCCGACGAGGCCGCCGACGGTGAGGCCGCCCGTCACGCTGCCGCCGACGAGGCCGATGCCGCGCACGAGGCTGCCCGCGCCGGTGGCGGTGAACAGGCCGACTACGTTGATGCTGGGCCGGTTGATCGTCAGCCCCCGGATCACGCCGCCGCGGCCGTCGAACAGGCCCGTGAACCGCGCCGACGGGGTCCCGATCGGCACGAAGCCGCCCGGGCCCCAGATGTCGGCGGCACCCGCGCCCGCCGTGGCACTCGCGTCGAGATCGGCGGCCAGGACGTAGGACCCGGCAAGGTTCGCGGCGACGAGCTGCAGCTGGTGCAGGTTGGTGATGAGGGCGGTGCCGTCCGCCCCCGGCTGCGCCGCCTCCCAGCGCCCGATCGGCCGCAGGTCACCGGCCTGGTACCAATCCGTCGTGAAGTTCCAGTCCGCGTAGCTCGCCGCCTGGCGCGCCGACGCGGTGGTCAGACCCGTCGCGCCGCTTCCTCCGGCGCTGGCCGCCTGACCGGTGGTCTCCGTGTCCCAGAACGACGCGAGGACGGTGCCATTGCTGGACCCGACGAGGCCGCCGACACCGTCCGTGCCCGTCACGTGGCCGCTGGCGTAGGTCTGGAGGATGCTGCCGGCGCTGGCCCCGACGAGGCCGCCGACAGTGCTGGTGCCCGTCACGCCGCCGGTCGCGTAGGCCTGGGTGATGCTGCCGCCATTGGTCCCAACGAGGCCGCCGACAGTGCGGGTGCCCGTCACGCCGCCGGTCGCGTAGGCCTGGGTGATGCTGCCGCCATTGGTCCCAACGAGGCCGCCGACAGTGCGGGTGCCCGTCACGCCGCCGGTCGCGGAGGCCTGGGTGATGCTGCCGCTATTGTACCCAACGAGGCCGCCGACAGTGCGGGTGCCCGTCACGCTGACGGTCGCGGAGGCCTGGGTGATGCGGCCGGAATTGGCTCCGACGAGGCCGCCGACCGTGCTCCCGCCCGTCACGCTGCCGCCATCGAGGCCGATGCCGCGCACGAGACTGCCTGCGCCGGTGACGCCGAACAGGCCGACGTTGTCGAGGGTGGGCCGGTTGATCGTGAGCCCGGCGATCGCATGGCCGCCGCCGTCGAAGGTGCCGGCGAACCCGGTCGAGGCGTCCCCGATCGGCACGAAGCCGCCCCCGCCCCAGAGGTCGGCGGCGTTGGTGCCCGCGGTGGCGCGCGCGTCGAGGTCGGCGGCGAGCCGGTAGCGGCCGGCGGGATTCGTCGCCACCAGCTGCAGCTGGTGCAGGGTGGCGATCGGGATCGCCCCGTCCGCGCCCGCCGGCGCCGCCTCCCAGCGCCCGATCGGCCGCAGGTCCGCGGTCTGGTACCAATCCGTCGTGAAGTTCCAGCCCGCGTAGCCGCCCTGGGCGCGCGCCTGCGCGGTGGTCAGGCCGGTGCCTCCTCCGGCGCTGCTCGCCTGCAGGGTCGTGTTCGTGTCCCAATAGGAGGAGGTCACGCTGCCGGTGCCGGTCCCGATCAGGCCGCCGATGTCGCTTGTGCCGCTCAGAGGGCCCGAGGCATAGCTTTCGCTGACCGTCCCGCCGTTATAAGCCACCAAGCCGCCGATCTGGTTCGAGCCCGTCACGCTGCCCGTCGCGTAGGCTTGGCTGATCGGCCCGGAATTGTAACCCACGAGGCCGCCGATCTGGGTCCAGCCCGACACGCTGCCCGTCGCGTAGGCTTGGCTGATCATCCCGGAATTGTAACCCACGAGGCCACCGGCCGCGCTGCGGGAGGCGGAGACGGACGCCGTGGAGTAGGCTTGGCTGATCGTCCCGGCGTTGGAACCCGCGAGGCCGCCGACATTGGAGGAGCCCGACACGCTGCCGCCGACCAGCCCGATCCGCGTGAGACCGCCGCCCGGCGCGAGCTGGCCGATCAGGCCGACGTAACTCTGGCTCGACCGGGCGATGGTCAGCCCGGTGATGACGTGGCCCGCGCCGTCGAGGCTGCCGCTGAACGGCGCGGTGTAATCGCCCACCGGCACGAAGCCGCCGGGGCCGAACACCCCGCTCGCGTCGGCCCCCGCCGCCGCCCTCATCGTCGCGCCGGCATCGATGTCGGCGGTGAGCCGGTAGCGGCCGGCGAGATTCGCCCCCATCAGTTGCAGCTGGTGCAGGGTGGCGATCGGGATCACCCCGTCCGCCCCCGGCTGCGCCGCCTCCCAGCGCCCGATCGGCCGCAGGTCACCGGCCTGGTACCAATCCGTCGTGAAGTTCCAGCCGGTGTAGCTCGACGTTTGGCGCGCCCCCACAGTGGTCAGGCCGGTGCCCATGCCCCCGGCGCTGGTTCCCTGGCCGGTGGTCTGCGTGGTCCAGTAGGAGGCGGTGACGGTGACGCCGGATTGCAGGCTGCCGACCAGGCCGCCGACGGTGTCCGTGCCCATCACGCGGCCGCTGGCGTAGGCCTGGCCGATGCTCCCGGAAGTGACGTTCCCGACGAGGCCGCCGACCGTGCTTGCGCCCGTCACGCTGCCGGTCGCGTAGGCCTGGGTGATGGTGCCGGAAGTGACGTTCCCGACGAGGCCGCCGACCGTGCTTGCGCCCGTCACGCTGCCGGTCGCGTAGGCTTGGCTGATGCTGCCGGCATTGTTGCCGACGAGGCCGCCGAGTGTGTTGGCGCCCGTCACGCTGCCGGTGGCGTAGGCCTGGGTGATGCTGCCCGAATTCGCCCCGACCAGACCGCCGAGAGCGCTGCCGCCCGTCACGCTGACGCTGGCAGAGGCTTGGCTGATGCTGCCGTAATTGGTCCCGACCAGCCCGCCGACATTGCCGATGCCGGTCATGCTGCCGCCGACGAGCCCGACGTTGCGGACCGCCGCGCTCCCATCCACGACACCGAACAGACCGATATTGGACGTGCCCCCGCGGTTGATCAGGAGGCCGGTGATCACGTGACCCTGGCCGTCGAACAGGCCCTTGAACCGACGGGTGTCGCTCCCAAGCGGCGCGAACCCGCTCCCGTTGTTCCAGCCCGCCGTCTCGCTCGCATCGATGTCCCGGCCGAGCGCGTAGCCGCCCGACAGGTTCTTGCTGATGTCCTGCAGGTTCTGCGCCGTATTCACCAGCATCCAGGCGCTCAGAACCGTCCCCGTCCCGACATTCGGCCCGTAATTCGTCGGCGTCGCATAATCGGCCGGGTTGTAGTACAGCGCCACGCCGCCCGACGCCGTCGCCTGCACGCCGGACCCGAAGGTCACCGTGCCGGTGCCGCTGCCGGCCGCATCCGCCCGCAGCACGATCTGCGCGCCCGTCCCCCCGGTGAGGTTCGCGTTGACCGCCACGTGGCGCGCCGCCGCCAGCGTCAGCGTCGTGCCGCCGCTCCACGTCACCGGGTCGGCCACCGTGATGTCGCCCGCCTGGCTCCCGCCCGTCCCGGTCGTCACCGTCACGTTCGCGCTGCCCAGCGCGGTCTGCAGCGTGCCCACGCTCAGCACGCTGTCGTTCGCCGCCGCGGCGAAGCCCGACAGGCCCGAATCGGCGGCGCCCGAGATCGTCAGGTCGTAGGGGTCGAGCAGCAGCGTCCCCGCCGCACCCGCCGGCGCCGTCAGGTCGGTGCGGCCCCGATAGGCCAGCACCCCCTTCGACGACACCTCCGCCGCGCCGCCATCCCCGCCCAGGCGGCCGCCCGTCGCCACGATCGTCCCGGAAAAGTCGGTCCGCCCGTCCGACCACAGCACCACGTCGCCGCCCGCGCCGCGCGCCGTCGCCTCCGCCCGGATCTCGCTGCCCGCATCCACGCTCAGCGTCGTGGCGTGCGCCAGCCCGCCCTGGCCCTGGCGCCCGCCCCCGAGCCGCACCCGCCCGCCCCCGGCCGCCCCCGACACGTCGATCCGCGCCAGGCTCAGCGCCATGGCGGGCGCCGTCGCCACCACGCTCCCGCCCGCACCCGACCGGCCCGCCGCCGCGAGGACGCCGCTCAGCGCCAGGCTCTCGCCCGCCCGGATCCCGACCCGGCCGCCCCGCGCCCCCGAGGCCTCGATCCGGCCCGCCACCGAAACCTCCCGGCCGCGGATCCGCACCCGGCCCCCTTGCGGGCCGCCCGAGGCGTCGAGCCGCGCCGCCGCCCCGACCTCGACCTGCCCGTCCCCGCCCGAGAGCAGGATGGTGCCGCCCCGGGTCGTGAAGCTGCGCGCCTCCACCACGCCGGACAGGTTCACGGCCTGCCGCGCCATCTCCCGCGCCGCCGCCGCCCGCAGGGTCACGGTGCCGCCCTCGGCCGAGATCACCCCCGAATGGGCCACCAGCGCGCCCGCGCCCGCCCGCCGCGTCGGCACCGCCACCTGCAGGAACCCGTCCCCGGCGAGGTCCAAAGTCGCCTCCTCGCCCGAGCCCAGCCCGACCTTGCCGGCCGGCACCGTGATCACGCCGGAATTCGCCACCTCCCCGCCGATCAGCGCCGCGTAGCCGCCGCGGGCGATGGTCAGCGTCCCCGCTTGGGTCACCGGCGCCGAGGCGCCCGAGCCCCGGAACGACCGCCGCCCGGCCAGGAAGTCGCCGTCCGTGATGCCCAGCGAGGAGGCCACGAAGGCCCCCGCCTCGACCCGGCCGGTCGGGGTGATCGCGATGCCGTTCGGGTTGACGAGGTAGACCTGCCCGTTGGCGGTGAGCTGCCCGGCGATGGTCGAGGGCGTCGTCCCCGTCACCCGGTTGAGGATCGCCGCCTGCGCGTCCGGCTGCCGGAACTCGACCCGGCCGCCCTGGCCGATCGAGAAACCCTGCCAGTTCACGATGGCGTTCGGGCTGGCCTGGGTGACGGTGAGGGCGCCGTTCCGCGGCGCGCCGATGCTGACGCTGCCGGCGACGACCTGCCCGCCGCTCGGCAGGGTCTGGGCCGGGGCCGTCCGGGTCAGGGCCGTGGTGGCCAGCAGCGCGGCGAGGAGGCGGGGGGCGAGGGAGCGCACGGGCATCGGCGGGCTCGTTCGATCAGAATTGCAGGGTGACGCTGAAGGTGACGCGGTCCTCGGCGGGCAGCCGGTCGGAGCGCGCGGAGCGGCCGTATTCGAGGCTGGCGCTCAGGTTGGTGAAGCTCGCCTGCGGCGAGGCCGCGAGCCGGAGCCCCAGCCCGTAGGAGGCGCCCCGCACCATCGGCCGCTCCAGGGAGGTCGGGCGCTGCTGGCGCACCAGCCCGAAGGCCCCGAAGCCGTAGGGCGTCGCGACCAGCCCCGCCGCGGCGCTCTCCGCCTCCTGGAAGCCCGTGCCGAGCTGGGCCGGCAGCGAGGGCAGGCGGAACGGCATCGGGACCGAGGCCACGAAGGGGAATTGCACCTCCCCGCGCAGCACGTAGCCCTCGTCGCCCTGGAACAGGCCGGAATCGAACGAGGACAGGCCCGACAGGCTGGCGATGCCGAATTGCTCGGCCCGCGGCAGGGCCTGGTTGAACGAGGTCTGGGCCCGGGCCCTGAGGTCGAGGGCGAGGTGCTCGGCCAGGGGCTGCGCGAGGCCGAGGCTCGCCTCCAGCTTCTGGAAGTCCGGCCGCGCGCCCTGGCGCGAGAGCGGCACCACGCCCGGCCCGGGCAGGGGCGCCGCCCGGGCGCCGAGCCCGTCGAGGCCGAAGGAGCCGGTCAGGCGCGCCGTCAGGACGCCGTCCGTGGGCAGGACCCAGAGCGCGTCGCCGCTCGCCCGGGCGACCCGCAGCCGGTCGAGGCTGAACGGGGCCTCGATCGGCCGGATGACCGTGAGGCGCTCCTCCTGCGCGTCGAAGCTCGCCTCGGCGGCGAGGGTGAGGTCGCGCGCGCGGATCAGCGGGTAGCGCAGCCGCGCGGAGTAGCGCGAGAAGTCCGAGGTGAAGGCCGGGTTGCCGGGGCGCGGCTTGGCGGTGGTGCGCGCATCCGTGGCCTCCAGGTTGAGGGTGAGGCCGTCGCCGCCGAGGGGCAGGATCAGGCCGGCGGCCAGCGACCGGTTGAGCGGCCGCGGCGAGAACAGGCTGGCCTGGCCGGCCGGGATCGCGGCGCCGCCGGCGCGCAGGTAGAGCTGCTCGCCGTGGCCGGTGGGCGAGTTCATCTCCAGGCCGAGGCTCGCCGGGTTCCGCCCGAGCGCGTCCGAGAGGGTGTTGTCGACGCCGACCATCCCGGTGACGGGCTTGTAGCGCGCCTCGACCACCAGGATGCTGGAGCCCGGGGCGGTGCCGGGGGCGAGGGTGGAGCGCAGCACCGTGCCGGGGGTGTCGCCGGCCAGCATCAGCCCGCGCTCGATCTCGGCGAGGCGCAGGCCGCGGCGCCCGGCCAGGGGGGCGAGGAGGGCGGCGACGCGGTCGCGGATCTCGGGCGGGAGGGCGGCGGTGTCGATCCGCTCCAGGGTGCCGTCGATCACGACGAGCCGCAGCGCGCCGCCGTCGCGGAGCGCCTGGGCGGGCAGCACCACCCGCACCAGGGCGTATCCCTCGGCGGCGTAGGCCTGTTCGAGGTCGCGGGCGGCCGCGAAGATCTGCGCCAGGGTGACGGGGCCGGCGGCGAGCCGGTCGGCGAGGGCGCGGGTGGCGCCCTCCAGGGCCGGCAGGGTGCCCTCGGCCGCGACGGCGCCGAGGCGGACCGAGACGCGCTCGGCGCCCGGCGGCGCCTCGGGCCCGGCCCCTTCCGGGATGACGAGGCCCGCCCCGCGGGCCTGGGGGGCGGGGCGGAAGGACGGCGGCGTGATCTGCGAGGCGGTCTGGGCGCGGGCCGGGACGAGGCCCGCCGCCGCGGCCGCGAGCGCCCCGATCGCCATCGCCGGCCACGGCCCGGCCCGACCGGCGACCGCTGCCCGCCCGCGCGCCGTCGAATCCTGCATCATGATGCCCACCCCGAGTAGATTGTCCGGCCGACCAGCGTTTCCGATCGGTGCACCGCCTTGGATTATCTCGCGATCGGCCCGATCAGACCGGAGCAAGCGGGGAAATATTCCTGTCATTATCGTAATTCTTGACCGAATATCCGGACCGAGAGGCACTCGCCTGCGATGCGAGCCGCGTCGAAAGCAGGGTTCTCATAGCTTCTTACTCTACGCAAGATTCCTTAACGTCAAGCGCGGCCGGAGCCCGGCGGGATCGCCGCAAAGGCGCCGGGTGCGGCTTCGCGAACACACCCCGCGCGGTTGCGAGGACCCGGCGGCGCCCGCGGGGCGATCCGCGGCGGCGCCCGGCGGGACCGGCTCGGCCGGGCCGCGCGCGGGCCGGGCGGGATCGTCCGGCTTCGGTCGTGCGGGAGCGGTGCGCCGCGCTCGGGCGTTCTCTCGGCCTCGGGGGGCTTGGTTCCGATCTGCGCGGGATGGGTGCCGGACGGAGTCCCGGTGGGCGGTCCGGCCCGACCTTCGGCTCGGCGAGACCTCCGGCCAAGGCTCTCCCCTGTCCCGCACGACCGGACCGGAGGGGAGGGGGGCCGGGACTCGGCGCAGGCGGCCGCGAAGCGTCCGTGTGCCCGCACCGCTACGGATCAATCGACAATCTTACCGTTCAAGTCTTGTGCCGATCACAATTTCAGAAGATCACCGCACGTCACGCGCGGCATCCCCATCCGTCCCGCCTCGCGGTCGGTTCCTGGAAGCAGATCCGAGCCGGACAGGTCCTCGCCATTCGGTCGAGCGGAGTGGTCGTGCCGGAGACCGAAAGATCTCCGACCCGTCAGGAGAGATGCTCCGGCCGCAGGCGGCCGTCGTGGAGCGCGCTCGCGACCAGGATCCCGGCGGCGCCCGCCGCGCGCAGACCCGCCAGATCCTCCGGGCCGCGCAGACCCCCGGCGGCGTAGAGCCGGGCCGCGGGCGCCCGCGCCCGCACCGCCGCGATCCCGGCGAGGTCCGGCCCCGCCCCGCTCCCGACCCGCCCGAGCGCCATCACGATGATCTCGGACGGCCACAGGGACGGATCCTCGTGCAGGGCGGCCGGGCCGAGCGGCGCGCCGTCCCGACTGTCGAGGGACAGGATCGCCGCGTCGCCGAGGCGGCGCACGAGGTCCGGATCGCCCTGGCTCTCGCTGCCGAGCACCGGCCGGCCGAGCCCCGCCTCCAGGAAGGCGGCGACCGCCGCCTCGCCGGCGAAGCCGGCATCGACCCACAATTCCACCCCGGGCGCGGCCGCCGCGACGGCGCGCAGCGCCGCGCGGTCGGGCGGCGCGCCCTCCATGATCGCGTCGAGATCCGCCACGTAGAGCCGGCGCGCCGGCCAGGCGGCGAGGAGCCCGGCCGCCACCGCGCCCGGATCCGCGCTCGCGCTCAGCGGCGTGCGGATCGGCGCATAGGCGTGGCGCTCGCCGGCCCGCGCCCGCACCACCTGCCCGCGCCGCAGGTCGAGGACCGGGATGATCGCGACCGGCTCCCGGCCCGCGATCGGGCTTGCGCCCGCGCCCCCGCTCATGCCACCCCGGCCCCGGTTCCCACCCGCCGCGAGACCTGCCCGTGTCCCTGCCGCATGATTCCGCCTCCGCCGCCCGCATCATCGGCTGGGACCTCGGCGGGGTGCATGTCAAGGCGGCGCTGGTGGAGGAGGGCGCCGTGCGGGCGGTGGTCCAGGCGCCGTGCCCGCTCTGGCGCGGGCTCTCCGCCCTCGACGCGGCGCTCGCCGGCCTGCCGGACTGGGCGCGGGGCCCCGCGCACCACGCCGTCACCATGACGGGCGAACTCACCGACTGCTTCGCCGACCGGGCCGACGGGGTGGCGCAGCTCGCCGCCTGGGCGGACCGGTCGCTCTCCGGCCCGGTCGCGATCTATGCCGGGCGGTCGGGCTTCGTCGCGCCCGAGGCGGCGGCCCCGGCCGCGGCGGAGATCGCCAGCGCCAATTGGTACGCCACCGCCGCCCTGGTCGGCCGCCTCGTCCCGGAGGCGCTGCTCGTCGATATCGGCTCGACCACGGCCGACCTGATCCCGGTCGCGGCCGGGCAGCCCGCCGCGCGCGGCTACAGCGACGCGGAGCGGCTGGAGACCGGCGAGCTGGTCTATACCGGCGTCGTGCGCACGCCGCTCCTCGCCCTGAGCCCCTGGGCGCCCTTCCGCGGCCGCCGCACCGCCCTGATGGCCGAGACCTTCGCGGCGACCGGCGACGTGCACCGGCTGCTCGGCGACCTGCCCGCCGAGGAGGACCAGCAGGACACGATGGACCTCAAGGGCAAGTCGCGGCCCGAGACCGAGACGCGGCTCGCCCGCATGATCGGGCGCGACCGCCACGAGGGCAGCCCCGCCGATTGGAGCCGCCTCGCCGGCCACTTCGCGGAGGCGCAGCTGCGCCTCCTGCACGACGCGGCCGCCGTGATCCTCTCGCGCGGCGACCTG
This window harbors:
- a CDS encoding ShlB/FhaC/HecB family hemolysin secretion/activation protein, which encodes MMQDSTARGRAAVAGRAGPWPAMAIGALAAAAAGLVPARAQTASQITPPSFRPAPQARGAGLVIPEGAGPEAPPGAERVSVRLGAVAAEGTLPALEGATRALADRLAAGPVTLAQIFAAARDLEQAYAAEGYALVRVVLPAQALRDGGALRLVVIDGTLERIDTAALPPEIRDRVAALLAPLAGRRGLRLAEIERGLMLAGDTPGTVLRSTLAPGTAPGSSILVVEARYKPVTGMVGVDNTLSDALGRNPASLGLEMNSPTGHGEQLYLRAGGAAIPAGQASLFSPRPLNRSLAAGLILPLGGDGLTLNLEATDARTTAKPRPGNPAFTSDFSRYSARLRYPLIRARDLTLAAEASFDAQEERLTVIRPIEAPFSLDRLRVARASGDALWVLPTDGVLTARLTGSFGLDGLGARAAPLPGPGVVPLSRQGARPDFQKLEASLGLAQPLAEHLALDLRARAQTSFNQALPRAEQFGIASLSGLSSFDSGLFQGDEGYVLRGEVQFPFVASVPMPFRLPSLPAQLGTGFQEAESAAAGLVATPYGFGAFGLVRQQRPTSLERPMVRGASYGLGLRLAASPQASFTNLSASLEYGRSARSDRLPAEDRVTFSVTLQF
- a CDS encoding HisA/HisF-related TIM barrel protein → MSGGAGASPIAGREPVAIIPVLDLRRGQVVRARAGERHAYAPIRTPLSASADPGAVAAGLLAAWPARRLYVADLDAIMEGAPPDRAALRAVAAAAPGVELWVDAGFAGEAAVAAFLEAGLGRPVLGSESQGDPDLVRRLGDAAILSLDSRDGAPLGPAALHEDPSLWPSEIIVMALGRVGSGAGPDLAGIAAVRARAPAARLYAAGGLRGPEDLAGLRAAGAAGILVASALHDGRLRPEHLS
- a CDS encoding hydantoinase/oxoprolinase family protein produces the protein MSLPHDSASAARIIGWDLGGVHVKAALVEEGAVRAVVQAPCPLWRGLSALDAALAGLPDWARGPAHHAVTMTGELTDCFADRADGVAQLAAWADRSLSGPVAIYAGRSGFVAPEAAAPAAAEIASANWYATAALVGRLVPEALLVDIGSTTADLIPVAAGQPAARGYSDAERLETGELVYTGVVRTPLLALSPWAPFRGRRTALMAETFAATGDVHRLLGDLPAEEDQQDTMDLKGKSRPETETRLARMIGRDRHEGSPADWSRLAGHFAEAQLRLLHDAAAVILSRGDLPARAPVIACGAGRFVATRLAARLGRPVRDLADLIAPHLAAGAEAWASTCGPAVAVAWLARPAG